The nucleotide sequence ATCCCCGATTCATTCACCATCACTCGCGACAGAAGAAGCTTCAACTGGGTTTTGGCTAATTTGATTGAGTAAAGACAAGACTTTCATCCCTCTTTCGAGCGATCGATCTTCGACAAAAACAACTTCAGGAGTTCGACGCAGACGCACTCTTTGACCTAATTCACTGCGAACATAACCCGTAGCTGATTTTAACCCAGCCATAGTTTCTGTTTTGGCTTCTTCCG is from Merismopedia glauca CCAP 1448/3 and encodes:
- the rbfA gene encoding 30S ribosome-binding factor RbfA, producing MATSRRVARVAEVIKREVSQMLLNGIKDDRVGSGMVSVTGVDVSGDLQHAKIFVSIYGSEEAKTETMAGLKSATGYVRSELGQRVRLRRTPEVVFVEDRSLERGMKVLSLLNQISQNPVEASSVASDGE